A genomic segment from Montipora foliosa isolate CH-2021 chromosome 9, ASM3666993v2, whole genome shotgun sequence encodes:
- the LOC137971747 gene encoding uncharacterized protein has product MAASDKSHGIVSAIEQLGDEEEPSLLEIKEILIAIKCSISSIFEEIKALRKDIEEVESNINFNDKELKDLKDSLQKSKDENKELKNSLASTNSQLKAAQHNLLSQAEDYAQMWDDLDNLEQYTRKNSLEIQGLPEDAYSSTEMAVIKVAEALNIAVEPEDIEISHKLKMEKKLLLNFIATR; this is encoded by the coding sequence atggcggcttctGACAAAAGCCATGGTATTGTAAGTGCAATCGAACAGCTAGGTGACGAAGAAGAACCCAGTCTGCTTGAGATCAAAGAAATTTTAATCGCTATCAAATGCTCAATATCATCGATTTTCGAGGAAATTAAAGCGCTGAGGAAGGACATCGAAGAAGTGGAAAGCAACATCAACTTCAATGACAAAGAACTCAAAGACTTGAAAGATTCGTTACAAAAGAGTAAAGATGAAAACAAGGAACTAAAGAATTCGTTAGCATCGACAAATAGTCAGCTTAAAGCGGCCCAACATAATCTGTTATCACAAGCGGAGGATTATGCTCAAATGTGGGATGACCTTGATAATTTAGAACAATACACTCGTAAAAACTCTTTAGAAATCCAAGGGCTACCTGAAGACGCATACTCTAGCACAGAAATGGCTGTTATCAAAGTGGCAGAAGCGCTAAACATAGCCGTGGAACCTGAAGACATTGAAATTTCTCACAAgttaaa